From Micromonospora echinospora, one genomic window encodes:
- a CDS encoding DUF3696 domain-containing protein, whose product MPLRKIVLENYRCFRDRQEIELAPVTVVLGKNNSGKSVLTRAPLVIATGLNTTSSAPLDLDSLDPQPVDGFADLIFEQSPHGRFRIGVEVDGRDGFSLEATIQNLDDLRTAFVRDLTLRNKNLDLSLAWTGASSGSDRFDYQLSLAGQEPVVRPMIFHGLVPMQLKGYLGPGMSIRDFGTISPPELTLGQVRYLSSFRQRPERQHRLPLGTPGAIGEQGQGVAGLLADDQARRNGELLARVNEHLQLIVPGWRIEEIESGPLWSTVLTREGSPVRVNLADAGTGLSQVLPIIVQCASDGLYGRKAALQIVEEPEMHLHPAAHAELADVYLRTAQKTGTRFLIETHSETLLLRLRRRIAEQKDGITPDMVKVYVVEQIDGVSTVRQVGIDRLGNLDEDWPEGYFSQDYHEVRALAAAQLKRGGYAS is encoded by the coding sequence ATGCCGCTGCGCAAGATCGTGCTGGAGAACTACCGCTGTTTCCGGGACCGCCAGGAAATCGAGCTGGCCCCGGTGACCGTAGTGCTCGGCAAGAACAACTCCGGCAAGAGTGTCCTGACCCGCGCCCCCCTGGTCATCGCCACCGGCCTCAACACGACGAGTTCGGCTCCGCTCGATCTGGACAGCCTCGATCCCCAGCCGGTGGACGGCTTTGCCGACCTGATCTTCGAGCAGAGCCCGCACGGCAGGTTCCGGATCGGTGTCGAGGTGGACGGGCGAGACGGTTTCAGCCTCGAAGCGACGATCCAGAACCTCGACGACCTGCGGACCGCCTTCGTCCGGGACCTGACCCTCCGCAACAAGAATCTTGACCTGTCGCTCGCCTGGACCGGCGCGAGTTCGGGTTCCGACCGCTTTGACTACCAGCTCAGCCTGGCGGGCCAGGAGCCCGTCGTACGCCCGATGATCTTCCATGGCCTGGTGCCAATGCAGCTGAAGGGCTACCTAGGGCCAGGGATGTCTATCCGAGATTTCGGCACGATTTCGCCACCCGAGCTCACCCTTGGGCAGGTCCGCTACCTCAGTTCCTTCCGGCAGCGGCCGGAACGGCAGCACCGGCTGCCGCTCGGTACCCCCGGTGCGATCGGCGAGCAGGGGCAGGGCGTCGCCGGACTCCTTGCCGACGACCAGGCACGCCGCAACGGCGAGTTGCTCGCCCGGGTCAACGAGCATCTCCAACTGATCGTGCCCGGCTGGCGGATCGAGGAGATTGAGTCCGGCCCGCTCTGGTCGACGGTGCTGACCCGGGAGGGCAGTCCGGTTCGGGTCAACCTGGCCGACGCCGGGACAGGGCTGTCGCAGGTCCTGCCGATCATCGTGCAGTGCGCGTCGGACGGGCTGTACGGCCGGAAGGCAGCCCTCCAGATCGTCGAGGAGCCGGAGATGCACCTGCATCCGGCTGCCCACGCGGAACTCGCGGACGTGTACCTGCGGACCGCACAGAAGACCGGCACCCGCTTCCTGATCGAGACGCACAGCGAGACGCTGCTGCTCCGGCTGCGACGGCGGATCGCCGAGCAGAAGGACGGCATCACGCCGGACATGGTCAAGGTGTACGTCGTCGAGCAGATCGACGGAGTGTCCACGGTCCGGCAGGTCGGCATCGACCGGTTGGGCAACCTCGACGAGGACTGGCCGGAGGGCTACTTCTCCCAGGACTACCACGAGGTGCGGGCGCTCGCCGCCGCCCAGTTGAAGCGGGGCGGCTATGCGTCTTGA
- a CDS encoding DUF4352 domain-containing protein — translation MSVPGHPDQQPPHQGDLPPAYPPGQQPPAPMAYPGPAGQPFPVAPARKKRWLVPALIGGAVTVLLCCGGTMVIALASDPDTTTGATATTAPPPVTEAEPPSAAPTTAAPTKPKPSPTEDGPKTYKIGQPVRGGDFQFTIHGVKCGIGSVGDSFLNTKAQGTFCRADISVKNVTKKAHLFHADGTVTAQDGGGREYSADGTAGMYGNKSGAGFLEEINPGNSIRAFVFFDVPKGTKLTSITFDAGLFTLAEDAVVTL, via the coding sequence GTGAGCGTTCCGGGCCACCCCGACCAGCAGCCGCCGCACCAGGGCGACCTGCCTCCCGCATATCCGCCGGGTCAGCAGCCGCCGGCACCGATGGCGTACCCCGGCCCTGCGGGCCAGCCGTTCCCGGTGGCCCCGGCCAGGAAGAAGCGGTGGCTGGTCCCGGCCCTGATCGGCGGCGCGGTGACGGTGCTGCTCTGCTGCGGCGGGACGATGGTCATCGCCCTCGCCAGCGACCCCGACACCACCACCGGGGCGACGGCCACCACCGCCCCACCGCCCGTCACCGAGGCAGAACCGCCGTCGGCCGCCCCGACCACAGCGGCACCGACCAAACCGAAGCCGTCGCCGACCGAGGACGGCCCGAAGACGTACAAGATCGGCCAGCCGGTGCGCGGCGGCGACTTCCAGTTCACCATCCACGGGGTGAAGTGCGGGATCGGGTCCGTCGGCGACTCGTTCCTCAACACGAAGGCGCAGGGCACGTTCTGCCGGGCCGACATCTCAGTGAAGAACGTGACGAAGAAGGCGCATCTCTTCCACGCCGACGGGACGGTCACCGCCCAGGACGGCGGCGGACGCGAGTACAGCGCCGACGGCACCGCCGGCATGTACGGCAACAAGAGCGGCGCGGGCTTCCTCGAAGAGATCAACCCCGGCAACTCGATCCGGGCGTTCGTCTTCTTCGACGTGCCCAAGGGCACGAAGCTGACCAGCATCACCTTCGACGCCGGGCTCTTCACCCTCGCCGAGGACGCCGTCGTCACGCTCTGA
- the pglW gene encoding BREX system serine/threonine kinase PglW produces MREDSPRWKQINPSSHVHEQDGLRELASYLPDIDPYHVWANVEFVGTDGSINEVDALVLTPSGLYVLELKHWQGTIRGDGTQWVRRFSSSRLIPEDNPAILVNRKARRLASVMRYYARQQGRQDQVPYVGAAVFLHARDMRAELDPIGRQHVYGLDGHPSSGLPSLKQELLLAQPRDPVDRIDPDRGRQIVDLVRAAKIRSSVADRKVGQLLLHPRPFAEGLGWQDFLAGHTLDTGLVRRVRFYLASRAAEHEVPAIRRAAEREFRLLQGIHHPGIARAYDLVDHPWGPAVVFDHDPGWVRLDQWLRRRGDTLTLAQRLRLVQDLCEIIEYAHARRLAHRALSPRAVHVDDPDGPRPKLVVTDWQAGGRLAHATRLTRLGPSSDPANLELFFDDEVRRYQAPEASTAAPSPGHQLDVFALGALAYRIFAGVAPANTPEELATAVRDSGLHLDAAVDGMPDALVTTVYDATRGDPAQRLAGVSAIRARLEKVWEDLTAPEPEPVIDPLHAHRGDVLDGGLTVKARLGSGATAVALLVTPPSGGEPLVLKVARDEQHSERLVAEGRTLAKLKHPQVAALVGEPLQVGGRTALLMESAGARTLAEDLRGGRLALDLLERYGRDLLDIVAYLDGQGIWHRDLKPANLAARPRPKDKQPHLCVFDFSLSSAPADQLVAGTVGYLDPFLGPPARLRYDAAAERFAAAVTLYEMATGTLPKWGENANPAAVSDEVTLDPAAFDSAVADRLVEFFARALARDAARRFDTVDEMTDAWRAIFQQVPQSAPTPGRPAVGLNRSSPLAAAELTARARSALERLNVHTVGELLDAEPSALTRAKGVPDATRKEILAQARVLRALLPGGEQPDSDTGDSGDRPLAHGVEALADTLLPPPSSRNRRLVAVLLGQAPTEDGAFLRWPSQSEVARATGRTQPQVSVLLAKQARTSWSTNPALRAVREEIVTLLDSRGGVMSAEELAEAVIAARGSHTEGPRRLPQAIGLVRAAVEAELTTGGDARVAIQRLRSSSTVLVGREPDDPSSDVTAADLLGYVVRLGRRTRELVAADPLPTRQRAVEELRRLPAPSGMALPGELRLLQLAAAGSNGEADVNAQGQLYPVGMAAERALRLSAGILLGQRLTPDQIRDRVRTRFPRAEELPGRPTLTDLLAAADIPLTWYPADRHYGPPAAPAAPTSTRLVTTHAPLLTLDAADEVGAKLTSAVERRAFLAVLAPRRRLAQARRALLDRLPLTEVDVTATLLTELRALGFPWEAIVAADNGSPTDADFRSLTELVQHHVVPAVSAAVAAADGPVLLTEAAPLVRYGQLRLLQELADPTRSRPAARLLLVAARRAEPAMLDGVQLPLTAPASQSVWLADPWLDRVTA; encoded by the coding sequence ATGCGTGAGGACTCGCCGCGCTGGAAGCAGATCAACCCGAGTTCCCACGTGCACGAGCAGGACGGCCTGCGGGAGCTGGCGAGTTACCTGCCGGACATCGACCCGTACCACGTCTGGGCGAACGTCGAGTTCGTCGGCACGGACGGCTCGATCAACGAGGTCGACGCCCTGGTGCTCACCCCCAGCGGGCTCTACGTGCTCGAACTCAAACACTGGCAGGGCACGATCAGGGGGGACGGCACCCAGTGGGTGCGCCGTTTCTCGTCGTCCCGACTGATCCCCGAGGACAACCCCGCCATCCTGGTCAACCGCAAGGCCCGGCGGCTGGCGAGCGTGATGCGCTACTACGCCCGGCAGCAGGGCCGCCAGGACCAGGTGCCGTACGTCGGCGCGGCGGTCTTCCTGCACGCCCGGGACATGCGCGCGGAGCTCGACCCGATCGGTCGCCAGCACGTCTACGGGTTGGACGGCCATCCGTCGTCCGGGCTGCCCAGCCTCAAGCAGGAGCTGCTGCTGGCCCAGCCGCGTGACCCGGTGGACCGGATCGACCCGGATCGGGGTCGACAGATCGTCGACCTGGTCCGTGCGGCGAAGATCCGGTCGTCGGTGGCCGACCGCAAGGTGGGGCAGTTGCTGCTGCATCCCCGCCCGTTCGCCGAAGGGCTCGGCTGGCAGGATTTTCTGGCTGGTCACACGCTGGACACCGGCCTCGTCCGCCGGGTGCGGTTCTACCTGGCCAGTCGGGCTGCCGAACACGAGGTGCCGGCGATCCGCAGGGCAGCCGAGCGGGAGTTCCGGCTGCTCCAAGGCATCCACCACCCGGGCATTGCGCGGGCGTACGACCTTGTCGACCACCCGTGGGGGCCGGCAGTCGTCTTCGACCACGACCCCGGGTGGGTGCGCCTGGACCAGTGGCTGCGCCGGCGCGGGGACACGCTCACGTTGGCGCAGCGCCTACGGCTGGTGCAGGACCTCTGCGAGATCATCGAGTACGCCCACGCGCGGCGGCTGGCACACCGGGCGCTGTCGCCCCGCGCGGTCCACGTCGACGACCCGGACGGCCCCCGGCCGAAACTGGTGGTCACGGACTGGCAGGCTGGTGGCCGGCTGGCCCACGCGACCCGGCTGACCCGGCTCGGCCCGTCCAGCGACCCGGCCAACCTGGAGCTTTTCTTCGACGACGAGGTGCGCCGTTACCAGGCACCGGAGGCCAGCACCGCCGCTCCGTCGCCGGGGCACCAGCTCGACGTGTTCGCTCTCGGCGCGTTGGCGTACCGGATCTTCGCCGGGGTGGCACCGGCGAACACGCCGGAGGAGCTGGCCACCGCGGTCCGTGACAGCGGCCTGCACCTGGACGCGGCGGTGGACGGCATGCCGGACGCCCTGGTCACGACGGTCTACGACGCGACCCGGGGCGACCCGGCGCAGCGGCTGGCCGGGGTGTCGGCGATCCGGGCCCGGTTGGAGAAGGTCTGGGAGGACCTGACCGCCCCCGAACCGGAGCCGGTGATCGACCCGCTGCACGCCCACCGGGGCGACGTGCTCGACGGCGGCCTGACCGTGAAGGCCCGGCTGGGCTCGGGGGCGACGGCCGTCGCCCTGTTGGTCACACCGCCTTCCGGTGGTGAGCCGCTGGTGCTCAAGGTGGCCCGGGACGAGCAGCACTCCGAACGGCTGGTCGCCGAGGGACGTACCCTCGCCAAGCTGAAGCATCCGCAGGTGGCCGCGCTGGTCGGCGAGCCGCTCCAGGTCGGCGGGCGGACGGCCCTGCTGATGGAGAGCGCCGGTGCGCGCACCCTCGCGGAGGACCTGCGGGGCGGCCGGCTCGCGCTGGACCTGCTGGAGCGCTACGGCCGGGATCTGCTCGACATCGTCGCCTACCTCGACGGCCAGGGCATCTGGCACCGGGACCTGAAACCGGCGAACCTGGCGGCCCGGCCGCGCCCGAAGGACAAGCAGCCACACCTGTGCGTCTTCGACTTCTCCCTTTCGTCGGCTCCGGCCGACCAGCTCGTCGCCGGCACGGTCGGCTACCTGGACCCGTTCCTCGGGCCGCCGGCCCGGTTGCGGTACGACGCGGCGGCGGAGCGCTTCGCGGCGGCGGTGACGCTCTACGAGATGGCCACCGGAACCCTGCCGAAGTGGGGGGAGAACGCCAACCCGGCGGCGGTCAGCGACGAGGTGACCCTCGATCCGGCGGCGTTCGATTCGGCGGTGGCGGACCGCCTGGTGGAGTTCTTCGCTCGCGCGCTGGCCCGGGACGCCGCCCGACGCTTCGACACGGTCGACGAGATGACCGACGCCTGGCGGGCCATCTTCCAGCAGGTCCCGCAGTCCGCGCCGACCCCGGGTCGACCGGCGGTCGGGTTGAACCGGTCGTCACCGCTGGCCGCCGCCGAGCTGACCGCCCGTGCCCGCTCGGCGCTGGAACGCCTCAACGTACACACCGTCGGGGAACTCCTCGACGCCGAACCGTCCGCGCTGACCCGGGCGAAGGGCGTGCCCGACGCCACCCGCAAGGAGATTCTCGCGCAGGCCCGGGTGCTGCGTGCCCTACTGCCCGGCGGGGAGCAGCCGGACAGCGACACCGGGGACTCCGGGGACCGGCCGCTGGCGCACGGCGTCGAAGCGCTCGCGGACACCCTGTTGCCGCCACCGTCGTCACGCAACCGTCGGCTCGTCGCGGTGCTGCTCGGGCAGGCGCCCACCGAGGACGGTGCGTTCCTGCGCTGGCCGTCGCAGAGTGAGGTGGCCCGCGCGACCGGACGGACCCAGCCACAGGTCTCCGTCCTGCTCGCCAAGCAGGCCCGGACGTCGTGGTCGACGAACCCGGCGTTGCGGGCGGTGCGCGAAGAGATCGTGACGCTGCTCGACTCCCGGGGCGGGGTGATGTCCGCCGAGGAACTGGCCGAGGCGGTGATCGCCGCCCGAGGTTCCCACACCGAGGGTCCGCGCCGGCTGCCCCAGGCGATCGGGCTGGTCCGGGCGGCCGTGGAGGCGGAACTGACCACCGGTGGTGACGCCCGGGTGGCGATCCAGCGGCTCCGCAGCTCCAGTACGGTCCTGGTGGGCCGGGAACCGGACGACCCGTCCTCCGACGTCACCGCCGCCGACCTGCTCGGCTACGTGGTGCGTCTGGGGCGGCGGACCCGGGAGCTGGTCGCGGCGGATCCGCTGCCCACGCGGCAACGCGCCGTCGAGGAGCTGCGCCGGCTACCCGCTCCGTCCGGCATGGCGCTCCCCGGTGAGCTGCGCCTGCTGCAACTGGCGGCGGCGGGCAGCAACGGCGAGGCAGACGTCAACGCGCAGGGGCAGCTCTACCCGGTGGGGATGGCGGCCGAGCGGGCACTACGGCTCTCGGCGGGCATCCTGCTCGGGCAACGGCTCACCCCGGACCAGATCCGCGACCGGGTCCGCACCCGCTTCCCCCGGGCGGAGGAGCTGCCGGGCCGCCCGACGTTGACCGACCTGCTCGCCGCCGCCGACATCCCGCTGACTTGGTATCCGGCGGACCGCCACTATGGCCCGCCGGCCGCGCCGGCCGCGCCGACCAGCACCCGGCTGGTTACCACGCACGCCCCGCTGCTGACCCTGGACGCCGCCGACGAGGTGGGGGCGAAGCTGACCTCGGCGGTGGAGCGGCGGGCGTTCCTGGCCGTGCTCGCCCCGAGGCGCCGGCTCGCCCAGGCCCGGCGGGCGCTGCTGGACCGGCTGCCGTTGACCGAGGTGGACGTCACCGCGACCCTCCTGACCGAACTACGGGCGCTCGGCTTTCCGTGGGAGGCGATCGTCGCCGCCGACAACGGCTCCCCGACCGACGCCGACTTCCGCAGCCTGACCGAGCTGGTACAGCACCACGTCGTACCGGCGGTGTCGGCGGCGGTGGCCGCCGCCGACGGCCCGGTGCTGCTCACCGAGGCCGCGCCGCTGGTCCGCTACGGCCAGCTCCGGCTGCTCCAGGAACTGGCCGACCCGACCCGTTCCCGCCCGGCGGCGCGGTTGCTGCTGGTGGCCGCCCGGCGGGCCGAACCGGCGATGCTGGACGGCGTGCAACTGCCGTTGACCGCCCCGGCCAGCCAGTCGGTCTGGCTGGCCGACCCCTGGCTGGACCGGGTCACCGCCTGA